A window from Termitidicoccus mucosus encodes these proteins:
- a CDS encoding HU family DNA-binding protein — translation MTANLTKREIVLEIYEKTGFPQKEVVVTVQMALDIIMRALAEGRNAELRNFGVLEVQKRKSRIGRNPNKPAETVVIPERAVVKFKSGKILKQLIKKIDIARL, via the coding sequence ATGACTGCCAACCTGACCAAACGAGAAATAGTTCTGGAGATCTACGAGAAAACCGGATTTCCGCAAAAAGAGGTTGTCGTGACCGTTCAGATGGCACTCGACATCATCATGAGGGCTCTCGCGGAGGGCCGCAATGCCGAGCTTCGCAATTTCGGTGTTTTGGAAGTGCAAAAACGCAAGTCCCGCATTGGCCGCAACCCAAACAAGCCCGCCGAGACAGTTGTCATTCCCGAGCGCGCCGTGGTCAAGTTCAAGTCGGGCAAGATACTCAAGCAGCTTATCAAGAAAATCGACATCGCGAGGCTCTAG
- a CDS encoding type II secretion system F family protein: MPLYLATCVDENAKTITETLEAANVTALRQIVEAKRLFLVSQREANRKAGGGSTRLSMKIQRDLFDVIALQLRNNVMTDVIIRKLKENFPNAAARKVLRGIDHELDISRSTLTDAMARYPRSFNEGVIESIRVSEGSGVKALAERFADLRDQIDFRLEIRGTVKKALSYPAMIGTMACGLLAFVMLVVIPKLQALLTMLHVPLPALTRAVLGASMFTVNHWPLLLGVAVGLVVLWRVLRKAEPAAVAMDLVFIRIPVIGYIIKSLVTAEVSKIYRALYRAGMPANETLRACAAVMSNKAAKAAINRSREKLESGILNTGDAENYAITSALSETGYFPDMALTIIQSGEASGGLVEALDSVAQKYADEAKTRIRTLLAVFEKFTMVLIVAGVGVIIVACMQPIFTITQNIR, translated from the coding sequence ATGCCGCTCTACCTAGCCACTTGCGTTGACGAGAACGCGAAGACCATCACCGAGACGTTGGAGGCTGCCAACGTCACCGCCTTGCGCCAGATCGTCGAGGCCAAGCGTCTGTTTCTCGTAAGCCAGCGTGAGGCCAATCGCAAAGCAGGCGGTGGCAGCACCCGGCTTTCCATGAAGATACAGCGCGACTTGTTCGACGTGATTGCCTTGCAGCTCCGCAATAATGTCATGACCGACGTCATCATAAGGAAGCTCAAGGAGAATTTCCCGAACGCGGCTGCGCGCAAGGTATTGCGCGGCATTGACCATGAGCTGGACATTTCAAGAAGCACTCTCACGGACGCGATGGCGAGATACCCGCGCAGTTTCAACGAAGGGGTCATCGAGTCGATTCGCGTAAGCGAGGGCAGCGGTGTCAAGGCCCTCGCCGAGCGATTCGCGGACTTGCGCGACCAGATTGATTTCAGACTGGAAATTCGCGGAACGGTCAAAAAGGCGCTGTCCTATCCGGCGATGATCGGGACGATGGCGTGCGGATTGCTGGCGTTCGTCATGCTCGTGGTTATCCCAAAATTGCAGGCATTGCTCACCATGCTTCACGTCCCGCTGCCGGCGCTCACGCGCGCCGTGCTTGGCGCGTCCATGTTCACGGTTAATCACTGGCCCCTCTTGCTTGGCGTGGCGGTCGGGCTTGTCGTGCTTTGGCGAGTTCTTCGCAAAGCAGAGCCGGCGGCCGTCGCGATGGATCTGGTTTTCATCCGCATTCCGGTCATCGGTTATATTATCAAGTCCCTTGTCACTGCCGAGGTGTCCAAAATATACCGGGCGCTTTATCGCGCCGGCATGCCGGCGAACGAAACGCTTCGCGCATGCGCGGCCGTAATGAGCAACAAGGCGGCGAAGGCGGCGATCAACCGGTCACGAGAAAAGCTCGAAAGCGGGATATTAAATACCGGCGATGCAGAAAACTACGCCATCACGTCCGCCTTGAGCGAGACAGGGTATTTCCCGGATATGGCCCTGACCATCATTCAAAGCGGTGAAGCGAGCGGCGGGTTGGTGGAGGCATTGGACAGTGTGGCCCAAAAATATGCTGACGAAGCCAAGACACGCATTCGCACGCTGCTGGCCGTTTTTGAAAAATTCACGATGGTCCTCATTGTCGCGGGGGTTGGCGTTATCATCGTCGCCTGCATGCAGCCCATCTTTACCATCACCCAGAATATCCGATGA
- a CDS encoding type II secretion system protein, which yields MKSMHHRQKTRAFTLIEILIVCAIISGLFALSVPTIMGWLEKSQLDAETNALNAIRDDVVRSFDSTDFANVNIAALAGDVPDGVPPTVFTGNPDGSYPTTSVADWYAKIATLRGTGFGTAAPSSQPAVKDILYNHYGRARGLVAAAPQARAQRFLLFSIMAPNEQLVMPANDGSPEWFEAIWNTEWDTKGGSIPAYWAARLTADQQAAWNGSAGTGSRLYLMRVIRITLPRYVLRISNNHPTGNGYIYFNNGMGVEAPAESGVTESPAILGGRQIVVKKGADEASALETNRFLLRDDSDVFIQ from the coding sequence ATGAAATCCATGCATCATCGCCAGAAAACTCGCGCTTTCACGCTTATCGAGATCCTTATCGTTTGCGCCATTATCTCGGGGTTGTTTGCCCTGTCCGTGCCGACCATTATGGGATGGCTGGAAAAGAGCCAGCTCGATGCCGAGACGAATGCCCTCAACGCCATCCGAGACGATGTCGTTCGGTCGTTTGATTCGACCGATTTTGCCAACGTCAACATTGCCGCGCTCGCCGGCGACGTGCCCGATGGCGTGCCGCCAACCGTCTTTACCGGCAATCCTGACGGCAGCTATCCGACGACCAGCGTGGCGGATTGGTATGCCAAAATCGCTACGCTCCGCGGGACCGGTTTTGGCACCGCCGCGCCTAGCTCCCAGCCAGCCGTGAAAGACATACTATACAATCACTATGGCCGGGCTCGTGGTTTAGTTGCCGCCGCTCCACAGGCGCGTGCGCAACGTTTCTTGCTCTTTTCTATCATGGCGCCGAACGAGCAACTTGTCATGCCGGCAAATGACGGTTCGCCAGAATGGTTCGAGGCCATCTGGAATACCGAATGGGACACGAAGGGCGGTTCGATACCGGCCTACTGGGCTGCGCGCCTCACCGCCGATCAGCAGGCCGCTTGGAACGGTTCCGCAGGCACTGGCTCGCGGCTTTATCTCATGCGTGTCATTCGCATCACGCTGCCGCGTTATGTGCTGCGCATCTCCAACAACCACCCGACCGGCAACGGCTACATTTACTTCAACAACGGGATGGGCGTGGAGGCGCCGGCAGAGTCGGGGGTGACCGAGTCTCCCGCCATCCTTGGAGGCCGGCAGATCGTGGTAAAGAAGGGTGCGGACGAGGCTTCCGCCCTTGAGACCAACCGGTTTTTGCTTCGCGACGACAGTGATGTCTTTATCCAATAG